A stretch of the Alosa alosa isolate M-15738 ecotype Scorff River chromosome 16, AALO_Geno_1.1, whole genome shotgun sequence genome encodes the following:
- the tlcd5a gene encoding TLC domain-containing protein 5a has translation MTFLVVGVILCLVGWISLYAFLCHSNGSHGYEWNCRLVTLAHGLLAVGITAYIGYVDGPWPFSHPGTKTTPLQASAMVISLGYFLFDMGWCIYFQTEGLVMLAHHTISILGIILTLSIGESGIEACAVLYGSEITNPLLQARWFLRQTGRYESWLGDVVDVTFVLLFVFMRVVVGANMLYCELISPRPKFIIKCSGVAMYVLSWVFMVDITRFAVRKYRRWTVRGQAAKTKDKPIETNGPHAKTD, from the exons ATGACATTCCTTGTAGTCGGAGTGATTCTGTGCCTTGTGGGATGGATCAGCCTTTATGCTTTTCTCTGCCACTCAAACGGTTCCCATGGATATGAGTGGAACTGTCGCCTGGTCACTCTGGCCCATGGACTCCTGGCAGTGGGAATCACGGCCTACATTGGCTATGTGGACGGTCCCTGGCCCTTCAGTCATCCAG GTACAAAGACCACACCACTGCAGGCCAGTGCTATGGTGATAAGCCTGGGATACTTCCTGTTTGACATGGGCTGGTGCATCTACTTCCAGACGGAGGGCCTTGTCATGTTGGCGCACCACACCATCAGCATTCTGGGCATCATCCTGACACTGAGCATTGGCGAGTCGGGCATCGAGGCATGCGCGGTGCTCTATGGCAGCGAGATCACCAACCCACTGCTGCAGGCGCGCTGGTTCCTCCGGCAGACGGGCCGCTACGAGAGCTGGCTCGGCGACGTTGTGGATGTCACTTTCGTGCTGCTCTTCGTGTTCATGCGCGTTGTGGTGGGCGCCAACATGCTCTACTGCGAGCTCATTTCACCGCGCCCCAAGTTCATCATCAAGTGCAGTGGTGTGGCCATGTACGTGCTCAGCTGGGTGTTCATGGTGGACATCACCCGGTTTGCCGTGCGTAAATATCGCCGCTGGACTGTGCGAGGGCAGGCTGCTAAGACCAAAGACAAACCGATTGAGACCAATGGGCCGCACGCAAAGACAGACTGA